The DNA region CCGCCACCTGGGAGCGCAAGGACGTCCAGGCCAATATCAAGGCCAATGGCCGCCAGTACACGATTGCGCTGAAAGCGGCCGATGCGGCCGGCTTCGGCGCTTACATCACACGCAATCTGGACCGCCTCTACGAGGCGTATCGTTCGGAAAACAAACAGAAATCAGGAGATTAATCCGCAAAAGAAAAAGGCCCCCTCAACGTTACCGTCGCGGAAGCCCTTCTCATCGTTTAGCAGCCTGAGAATCGCACTTCCCCGAATCACAGTCAAGCCTTTTCGGCGCCGGTTTCGGTGATGGGGTCTCTTTTGCCTGTTGAAAGGTGAAGAGACATGGAGACGGACGACATAACGACGCCCTTCGGGCGGCGGGCGATGACACTTGGCATGCTGGCAAGCCAGGCGATTGCGAAGACGGTTTCGCCGGAAGCGAGCGTCGACAAGTGGAAGCTTTATCGCTGGCTCTGCGAGGCGCGGCCGAAACTCGGCATCAGCGATCGGGCGCTCTCCGTCCTCAACGCGCTGATGAGCTTTTATCCGAAGACCGAGCTTTGCGGCAATGAGGGCCTCGTCGTGTTCCCCTCCAATGCCCAGCTCTCGCTGCGCACCCATGGCATGGCGGAAACGACGCTGCGCCGCCATCTCGCCGCGCTGGTCGAAGTGGGCCTTCTGACGCGCAGGGACAGCCCGAACGGCAAGCGCTATGTGCGCCGCGACCGGCAGGGTGAGATCGGCGAGGCTTACGGCTTTTCGCTTGCGCCCCTGCTTGCGCGGGCAGGGGAGATCGAGACCGTCGCGGCGGAGGTCACGGCAGAGCGTCTGCTGTTGCAGCGTATGCGTGAACGGATCACGCTGGTTCGCCGCGATATCGCCAAGCTGATCGAGACGGCTTTGGAAGACGGCCTTCAGGGCGAGTGGATGCGGTATGAGGCGGAATATCGCCAGCAGGTTCTGGCGCTGCCGCGGGTTGCGACGCCCGAAATCCTGGCGCCGATCCTCGCAGCGCTCGAAGCCTTGCGGGAAGAAATCCTCAAGTGCATGGAACAGCAGTTAATTTTAAGAAATACGGCTGGCAATGCCGACCATACTGAGCGGCACAAACAGAATTCAAAACCCGACTCCACTTCTGACTTTGAACCTCGCTTCGAACCGAAGCAGGGCGGCGATGGCGATATCCGACATGAAGCGCTGGAGGGTGGGCAAGCGGCAGCAGGTACAAGCCGAACCGCAGATGACCCAACAGACGGTGCAATACCGGGCGACAGGGATCGCCGCCGCCAGCCCCGGCCGCCAACGGCCAGCGAGCCGCACAAGCCCTACCCGCTGGGTCTCGTCCTGCAGGCCTGCCCGGAGATTATCCCCTTCGGTCCTGGAGGGGCGATCTCCGGTTGGCGCGACTTGATGACGGCGGCCGTGGTGGTCCGCTCGATGCTGGCCGTCAGTCCCTCGGCTTACGAAAAGGCCTGCGAGGTGCTGGGGCCTGAAAATGCGGCGACGGTCATCGCCTGCATTTTCGAGCGCTCGGGACACATCAACTCGGCCGGCGGTTATCTGCGCGATCTGACCCGCAGGGCGGAGCGCGGTGAATTCGCTCTTGGCCCGATGCTGATGGCGCTGGTGCGGGCGAATGCGCATCCGGTGACGCGTGCCGGATGATGACAAAGCGGTGCGGCGAATCTGCTTTGGAAACCGCATGTTAACCATGCGGTTCCTAATCATGGGCGGAAGACAAGGAAGCCCGAATCAATGCCGCCATCTGCCTCGGCCCAGCCGCGCCGCCATTCCGATACCGTCGTTCCGTTTCCGGCCGAGCGCCGTACGGCTCATGTTCGCCATTGTGCGGGGGAGCTGGATGGCTTGCAGGGTGAAGAGGCGCGCCATTACTGGATGCGTGTCTGCCGGGAGTTGGCGGAAGAGCTTCGCAAGCTCGGCT from Shinella zoogloeoides includes:
- the repC gene encoding plasmid replication protein RepC, encoding METDDITTPFGRRAMTLGMLASQAIAKTVSPEASVDKWKLYRWLCEARPKLGISDRALSVLNALMSFYPKTELCGNEGLVVFPSNAQLSLRTHGMAETTLRRHLAALVEVGLLTRRDSPNGKRYVRRDRQGEIGEAYGFSLAPLLARAGEIETVAAEVTAERLLLQRMRERITLVRRDIAKLIETALEDGLQGEWMRYEAEYRQQVLALPRVATPEILAPILAALEALREEILKCMEQQLILRNTAGNADHTERHKQNSKPDSTSDFEPRFEPKQGGDGDIRHEALEGGQAAAGTSRTADDPTDGAIPGDRDRRRQPRPPTASEPHKPYPLGLVLQACPEIIPFGPGGAISGWRDLMTAAVVVRSMLAVSPSAYEKACEVLGPENAATVIACIFERSGHINSAGGYLRDLTRRAERGEFALGPMLMALVRANAHPVTRAG
- a CDS encoding DUF6074 family protein — protein: MPPSASAQPRRHSDTVVPFPAERRTAHVRHCAGELDGLQGEEARHYWMRVCRELAEELRKLGSSEHQARAAVFAFQDEVQQELSRLHQAGNG